Below is a genomic region from Microbacterium esteraromaticum.
CGCCCTCGGGCAGGCCGGCGTCGCGGTAGATGGCCTCGATCGCGGCTGCCGACTCGGGGCACTGCGGTGCGTGCTTGAGGATGATCGTGTTGCCGATCGCGAGGTTCGGGGCGGCGAAGCGTGCGACCTGGTACGCCGGGAAGTTCCACGGCATGATGCCCAGCAGCGCTCCGAGCGGCGCACGGCGCACCACGGCCGTGCCCTCGCCCAGGATCTGCAGCGGCTGGTCGGCCGTGATCGCCTCGATGTTGTCGGCGTAGTACTCGATGATGTCGGCGGCGAACTCGACCTCTCCGACGGCGGCGGCGATCGGCTTGCCCATCTCGCGCACGATGATCGCACCGAGCTCGTCCTTGCGCTCGCGGTGCAGCTCGGCGATGCGGCGGATGACGGCGGCGCGGTCGGCCGGGGCGGTGGCTCCCCAGCTCTTCGCGGCCGAGGCCGCGGCCGCGATGGCCTGCTCGATCTGCTCGTCCGTGGCGGTGTCGTAGCTGGCGACGGTCTCGCCGGTGGCCGGATTGACGACGGCGTAGTCGGTCATTTCGGTTCCTCTCGTAAAGGGCGGATCAGCTGTTCGGGATCAGGGTGTACTTGGTCGACAGGTACTCGTGGATGCCCTCGGCGCCACCCTCACGGCCGACGCCGGACTGCTTCACACCGCCGAAGGGAGCGGCGGCGTTGGAGACGACGCCCACGTTCAGACCCATCATGCCCGTCTCGAGCGCGTCGATCATGCGGTGGCCGCGGGCGAGGTCCTCGGTGAACACGTACGAGACCAGGCCGTACTCGGTGTCGTTCGCGAGGCGCACGGCCTCTTCCTCGTCGGCGAAGGTCGCGATGGCGAGGACCGGTCCGAAGATCTCCTCGCGCAGGATGGCGCTGCCGGCGACGACGTCGGTCAGCACGGTGGGCTCGTAGAACGTGCCCGTGCCCTCGAGGGCCTTGCCGCCGGCGAGCACGCGCGCGCCGCGGTCGACGGCGTCGCCGACGAGCTCCTGCGCCTTGGCGACCGCATCCTCGTCGATCAGCGGGCCGATGGCCACGCCGTCCTCGGTGCCGCGGCCGATCTTCATCGCCTGCACGCGCTCGGCGACGCGACGGGCGAACTCGTCGGCGACGTCCTGGTGCACGATGAAGCGGTTGGCCGCGGTGCAGGCCTGGCCGATGTTGCGGAACTTCGCCGCCATCGCGCCATCGACGGCCTTGTCGAGGTCGGCGTCCTCGAAGACGACGAACGGAGCGTTGCCGCCCAGCTCCATCGACACGCGGAGGATGCCGTCCGCCGCCTGCGCGATGAGCTTGCGGCCCACCTCCGTGGAGCCGGTGAACGACAGCTTGCGCAGACGAGGGTCGGCGATGATCGGGCCCGACAGCGCTCCAGAGCGCGAGGTCTGCACGACGTTGACCACACCGGCGGGAAGGCCTGCCTCCTCGAGCAGCTTCGTGAAGAAGATGGTGGTCAGCGGGGTCAGTGCCGGCGGCTTGATCACCACGGTGCAGCCGGCGGCGAGCGCGGGCGCGATCTTGCGGGTCGCCATGGCGAACGGGAAGTTCCACGGGGTGACGAAGAACGACGGGCCGACGGGGCGCTGAGACACGACCATCTGACCGGTGCCCTCAGGGTTGCTGCCGTAGCGGCCGCTGATCCGAACGGCCTCCTCGCTGAACCAGCGGAGGAACTCGCCGCCGTAGACGACCTCGCCACGGGCCTCGGCCAGCGGCTTGCCCATCTCGAGGGTCATCAGCAGCGCGAGGTCCTCCTTGTGCTCCTGCACGAGGTCGAACGCGCGACGCAGGATGTCGCTGCGGGTGCGCGGGGCGGTGGCCGCCCAGGCATCCTGCGCGGCGACCGCCGCGTCGAGGGCGCGGATCCCGTCGGCCGGCGTCGCGTCGGCGATCGACGCGATCACCGCGTTGGTGGCGGGGTCGCGCACGTCGAAGGTGCGTCCCTCTTCGGCATCCGTCCACTGACCGCCGATGAAGAGGCCGCCGGGGACGCGGGAGAGGAGTTCCTGCTCGTTCGATGCGAGTGTCATGGTCGTCTCGATTCTGTGGGGGAGTCAGCGGCGGCGGAGGCTGGGCGGGGCGTCCATACCCAGGGTCTCGCCTCGGAAGAAGGCGGGACGCCGGAACGCCTGCCAGATCATGATCGCCACACCGGCGAGGATGATGGTCACGCCGAGGATGAACACCAGCCCGATCCCGCCGATGTTCGACCCGCTGCCGTAGGCGGGGTCCATCGAGTCGATCAGCGTGGTGACGAACAGCACCGCGAGGATGCCTCCGCCGGCCAGCGGGAAGAGGAAGGTGAAGAAGAAGCTGCGCGCGGAGTCGAACCACTGGCGGCGGAAGTACCACACGCACGCGAAGGCGGTGAGCCCGTAGTAGAAGCAGATCATCATGCCGAGCGACAGGATCGTGTCGGTGAGCACGTTCTCGCTGAGCAGTCGCATCACGGCGTAGAACACCGATGCGACGACAGCCGAGACGATCGTGGCGTACCCGGGGGTGAAGAACCGCGGGCTGACCCGTGCGAACTTCTGCGGCAGCGCACCGTAGTGGCCCATGGCGAGCAGCGTGCGGGCAGGTCCCACCGCCGTCGACTGCAGCGACGCGGCCGAGCTCGAGAGCACGGCGAGCGACACGAGGAAGGCGAGCGGGCCGAGCACGGGGTCGGACAGCGCGAAGAACACGTTCGCCGAGATGTCCTCGTTCGCCAGTCCCAGCGCACCTGTGCCGACGCCGGCGAACATGATGAGCCCGATCGAGAGCAGCAGGTACAGGCTGACGACGATCACGACGGTGAGCATGGCCGCCCGGCCCGGGGTCTTCTCGGGGTTCTTCGTCTCCTCGTTCATCGTGAGGACGACGTCCCACCCCCAGAAGATGAAGATCGACAGCGAGAGTCCGGCCGCGAAGGCGCTAAAGGTGGGGACCTCGAACGGGTTGAACCACGACCACGAGAAGGCGGTCGGCTCGGGGGCCTCGCCGTCGACCGCCTTGATGATGGCCATCACCGCGAACACGACGAGGACGACGAGCTGGAAGCCCACCAGGATGTACTGGAACTTCTGCGTCGTCTGCATGTCGCGGTACGACACGAGCGTCGCGCCGAGCATGAACAGCAGGCAGACGACCACGTTGATGATCGGGTTGAACGCGAGGTCGGCGATCGCCGCGTTCCCTGAGACCTGCGCGATGAGCAGGAACAGGAACTCCACCGCGATGCCGGCGAGGTTCGAGAGCACGATCACGGTGGCCGCGATCAGGCCCCACCCGGTCATCCAGCCGATCCACGGGCCGAAGGCCCGCACACCCCAGGTGAACGAGGTGCCCGAGTCTGGCATGGCTCGGTTGAGCTCGCGGTAGCCGAACGCGGTGAGGAGCATCGGGATGAAGCCCACCAGGATGATCGCGGGCACCTGAGTGCCCACCTCGGCCACCGTCGGCCCGAGGGATGCGGTGAGGGTGTAGGCAGGGGCGATCGTCGAGATGCCGATCACGACGGCGCCGAGCACGCCGACGGCGCCCGCGCTCAGGCCCTTCTGAGAGATTCCGGTCGTCACTCCGGAGTCGGGCATCATCGCCCGATCAGTGCTGGACATCAATGTTCTCCTGCTTCAGCGCGGGTGCGCGGGACGACGATCATGGGGACGGGAAGCTCGTGCAGCATCTTCGCCGCTGTCGAGCCGAGGAAGAGGCGCCGGGGCTGTGCGAGGCGGCTCGAGCCGACCAGCACGACCTCGCCCGGGTGCCAGCGCAGGTGCGCCACGGCGTCTTCGACGCTGTCTCCGGCGGCGCGCTCGACCTCCGCCGCCAGGCCCTCGGGAAGGGTGGCGCGCACCTGGGTGAGAACGTCTTCGCCGTGCGAGTTCTGCACCAGTTCGATCGCACCGGTGTCGAGACCTGCGGGCACGTCGAACGGCACGAGCGACACGAGCCGCAGAGTGCTCTGCGCCGAGGTCGTCAGCCGCACGGCGGCGTCGAGCAGCGCGTCGGCGCCGGCGCGGGTGCCGACCGCCGCCGTCACGCGCGAGATCGGCATGTCGGCGTCGGCATTGCGGCGCGATCCTGCCGGGGCGAGCGCGACGGGGATGGGCGACGAGTGCACCAGCTCCGATGCGACCGAGCCGAGCCGGTGGCGCCCGAGCGTGGAGCCGTTGGCTGCTCCCACGACGATCAGGCGCGCATCGAACTCCTCGCCTGCCGCGATGATCCCCTCGGCGAACGACTCGTTGAAGCGCACGTGGCCGATGCTGCGGACATCGGCGGGCACCTCGGCAATGGCGGCGCGCAGCCACTCCTCGGCCTGCGCCCGGACGTAGTCCTCGTAGGCCCGCTCCGGAGCCACGATCGGGCTGCGGGTACCCTCGGGCGGCAGCACGATGACCAGATCGAGGTGCGCGTCGACGCTGCGCGCCAGGCGCGCGCCGAGCGCGAGGGCGTCGGCCCCGGCATCCGTCGCCGTGTATGCGACGACGATCGACCCGGTCATGCGCCGGCGACCTCGGCGCCGGTCCTCTCGACGATCTGCGCGGCGGCGAGTCGACCCATGCGGATCGCGCCGTCGACGTGCTGGTAGCCGGCGCCCGCCATGTCGCTGCAGGCGAAGTGGATCGGTCCGACAGCGGCGCGCAGGTCGGCGCCGTAGCGGTGCAGGCCGCCCATGTCGAAGCTCGCCGCGTAGGCACCTCGGGTCCACTCCTCGGTTCCCCAGTCGCTCTCGTAGTACACGACCGGGTTCTTCGCCTCGGGGCCGTAGTAGTGCGACAGCGACTCGAGGATGCGCTCCTTGCGCTCATCGGCGCTCAGGGCGAACAGGTCGTCGGCGTTCTGGTCGCTGACGAAGCCGACCAGGGTGCCGCGCTCGTCGCCGTGGTTGGTGTTGTCGTACGCCTCGTGCGAGAGCTCGTACGGGCTGAACGCCGTGCCGCTCAGGCCCTGCTCGCGCCAGAACGGGCGGTCGTACACCGCGTGGACCTTGATGACGAAGCCCATCGAGAGGTGCTGGTGCAGCTGGTGCTGACGACGCGGCAGGGGCGGCACGAAGGAGATGCGGTCGTACAGCACGGGGGCGTGCGCGAGGATCGCGTGCTTCGCGCGGACGGTGACGCCGTCGGCGTGTGCGACCACGCCCTCGTCCGACCACTCCAGCGTGCGCACCGGCTGGCCGAGCATCACATCGTCGCCGAGACGCTCTGCGAGCAGCAGGGGCACCTGCTGCAGACCGCCGACGACCCGCTTGTCGAGGATGAAGTCGGCGTCGACGAGGTTCGAGTACGAGCCGGCCGATGCGGCCATCAGCAGCGACTGCAGCAGCGAGAACGCGTGGGTCGGCTTGGTGAGCATCGCCGATCCCGTGGCGAAGGCCAGGTTGCGCACCGCCTCGTCGTCGTCGGTCTGCTGACGCAGCCACGCGTCCCAGGTGACCGAGTCCCACTCGGCCGCGTTCGGGTGCTCCCAGGGGCGGTCGGGGTCGATCTCGGCGACCATCGCGTCGAGCCGCTCGGTGAGCTCGGCGATCACCGCCTCGGTCTCGGTGGACACGGGGAACATCTCACCCGTGAAGCGGTGCAGCTGCCCGTCCGGGCCCACGTAGACGCTGTCGCCCTCGCGGTAGCGGCTGTAGGTCTCGAGCCCGAGCTCGTCGAGCGTCTCGATCAGGGCATCCTGATCCGGCGAGACCCACTGGCCGCCGATCTCGAGCATCGCGCCGTCGATGACGTCGGTCCACAGCCGGCCGCCGACGCGGTCGCGCGCCTCCAGCACGACGACCGACAGGCCGGCCTTGCGCAGCTCGTTCGCTGCGGTGGTGCCGGCGGCTCCGGCTCCGACGATGACGACGTCGCGACTGATCTCTCGCTGTGCCATTGGTGATCTCCTTTGATGCGGAATGTTCGAGTCGGGTGTGCCGGCCGCGCTCCCTGATCCCCCGACCGGGATCGCGGCCGGCCGTCTCAGGCGCGCTCGAGCGCGGCAGCGAGGACGTCGATGCCCTCGTTCAGCAGGTCGTCGCCGATCGACAGCGGCGGCAGGAAGCGGATGACGTTGCCGAAGGTGCCGCAGGTGAGGATGATGACCCCTTCGGCCACGCAGGCCTT
It encodes:
- a CDS encoding universal stress protein; translation: MTGSIVVAYTATDAGADALALGARLARSVDAHLDLVIVLPPEGTRSPIVAPERAYEDYVRAQAEEWLRAAIAEVPADVRSIGHVRFNESFAEGIIAAGEEFDARLIVVGAANGSTLGRHRLGSVASELVHSSPIPVALAPAGSRRNADADMPISRVTAAVGTRAGADALLDAAVRLTTSAQSTLRLVSLVPFDVPAGLDTGAIELVQNSHGEDVLTQVRATLPEGLAAEVERAAGDSVEDAVAHLRWHPGEVVLVGSSRLAQPRRLFLGSTAAKMLHELPVPMIVVPRTRAEAGEH
- a CDS encoding NAD-dependent succinate-semialdehyde dehydrogenase, whose translation is MTLASNEQELLSRVPGGLFIGGQWTDAEEGRTFDVRDPATNAVIASIADATPADGIRALDAAVAAQDAWAATAPRTRSDILRRAFDLVQEHKEDLALLMTLEMGKPLAEARGEVVYGGEFLRWFSEEAVRISGRYGSNPEGTGQMVVSQRPVGPSFFVTPWNFPFAMATRKIAPALAAGCTVVIKPPALTPLTTIFFTKLLEEAGLPAGVVNVVQTSRSGALSGPIIADPRLRKLSFTGSTEVGRKLIAQAADGILRVSMELGGNAPFVVFEDADLDKAVDGAMAAKFRNIGQACTAANRFIVHQDVADEFARRVAERVQAMKIGRGTEDGVAIGPLIDEDAVAKAQELVGDAVDRGARVLAGGKALEGTGTFYEPTVLTDVVAGSAILREEIFGPVLAIATFADEEEAVRLANDTEYGLVSYVFTEDLARGHRMIDALETGMMGLNVGVVSNAAAPFGGVKQSGVGREGGAEGIHEYLSTKYTLIPNS
- a CDS encoding APC family permease codes for the protein MSSTDRAMMPDSGVTTGISQKGLSAGAVGVLGAVVIGISTIAPAYTLTASLGPTVAEVGTQVPAIILVGFIPMLLTAFGYRELNRAMPDSGTSFTWGVRAFGPWIGWMTGWGLIAATVIVLSNLAGIAVEFLFLLIAQVSGNAAIADLAFNPIINVVVCLLFMLGATLVSYRDMQTTQKFQYILVGFQLVVLVVFAVMAIIKAVDGEAPEPTAFSWSWFNPFEVPTFSAFAAGLSLSIFIFWGWDVVLTMNEETKNPEKTPGRAAMLTVVIVVSLYLLLSIGLIMFAGVGTGALGLANEDISANVFFALSDPVLGPLAFLVSLAVLSSSAASLQSTAVGPARTLLAMGHYGALPQKFARVSPRFFTPGYATIVSAVVASVFYAVMRLLSENVLTDTILSLGMMICFYYGLTAFACVWYFRRQWFDSARSFFFTFLFPLAGGGILAVLFVTTLIDSMDPAYGSGSNIGGIGLVFILGVTIILAGVAIMIWQAFRRPAFFRGETLGMDAPPSLRRR
- a CDS encoding flavin monoamine oxidase family protein, encoding MAQREISRDVVIVGAGAAGTTAANELRKAGLSVVVLEARDRVGGRLWTDVIDGAMLEIGGQWVSPDQDALIETLDELGLETYSRYREGDSVYVGPDGQLHRFTGEMFPVSTETEAVIAELTERLDAMVAEIDPDRPWEHPNAAEWDSVTWDAWLRQQTDDDEAVRNLAFATGSAMLTKPTHAFSLLQSLLMAASAGSYSNLVDADFILDKRVVGGLQQVPLLLAERLGDDVMLGQPVRTLEWSDEGVVAHADGVTVRAKHAILAHAPVLYDRISFVPPLPRRQHQLHQHLSMGFVIKVHAVYDRPFWREQGLSGTAFSPYELSHEAYDNTNHGDERGTLVGFVSDQNADDLFALSADERKERILESLSHYYGPEAKNPVVYYESDWGTEEWTRGAYAASFDMGGLHRYGADLRAAVGPIHFACSDMAGAGYQHVDGAIRMGRLAAAQIVERTGAEVAGA